A region of Massilia sp. KIM DNA encodes the following proteins:
- a CDS encoding AAA family ATPase: MKLLSIEILNFRQFNGTHPLNLDTRGSSNVIVIHGENGAGKTTLLNAFKWCFYGQTDFDSRSDKLLNEQAIYKAGLGDSLTMAVTVEFENDGLRYTAKREKLFRKDSDRTCEPMGEGTFALTWIDGSGAAQTSSNSNTHMSQILPEKMQPYFFFNGERIEKLAHVNAAGQVQSAIKNLMGLEIVERAGNHVGGPVITRLRKELKDTSSADLADVLERESLMGDKVKEVKAQIAQIERNIVDFEEALHEVNRAFESNAEVSKLNKERLDLEEQCGEIRQKLVALKKERRDRVSAIGGLAFAGNLFRTASAILEEKRKKGELPSNVKGQFIDDLLARHRCLCERELLPGTAAHDAVHAFKGSATSADVEGAFIKTSGEIRLTLKARDSLFTELTAFQALERDYEESLRVKGGQIDELGSKIGNRESEDIAALETRRGQLQEDIKRAAAQKGALSISLKDWTTQLAELTRERERLSAQSERNGVATRRLKLAEEVKRVLDALYSALAEQVRHRLSTKVDETFKRIMRKPYWAEISKHYTLEIYKSIGGEKQLVYEKSTGESQVTSLSFVGSIVSLAKERATADTENFRGGVFPIVMDSPFGALDADYREKIAEYIPELAEQVIIMVSTSQWKGEVASQVKHRMAREYTLHYTSPATKTAQQDELASGKPQFETTEIKEGFYVE; encoded by the coding sequence ATGAAACTGTTGAGCATTGAAATACTGAACTTCCGCCAGTTCAATGGGACCCATCCCTTAAATCTCGACACCCGCGGTAGCAGCAACGTCATCGTGATTCATGGCGAAAACGGCGCCGGCAAGACCACCCTGCTGAACGCGTTCAAGTGGTGTTTCTACGGTCAAACCGATTTCGACTCGCGCTCGGACAAGCTACTCAATGAGCAGGCCATTTATAAAGCTGGTTTGGGGGACAGCCTGACGATGGCGGTCACGGTCGAGTTCGAGAACGATGGCCTCCGCTACACGGCCAAACGCGAAAAGCTGTTCCGTAAGGATTCCGACCGGACCTGCGAACCGATGGGGGAAGGCACGTTCGCGCTGACCTGGATCGACGGCAGTGGTGCTGCTCAAACCTCGTCCAACTCGAACACGCACATGAGCCAGATCTTGCCAGAAAAGATGCAACCCTACTTCTTTTTCAATGGTGAGCGCATCGAAAAACTCGCGCATGTCAACGCGGCCGGGCAGGTGCAAAGCGCCATCAAGAACCTGATGGGGCTGGAAATCGTGGAACGCGCCGGCAATCATGTCGGTGGACCGGTCATCACGCGGTTACGTAAAGAGTTGAAGGACACATCGAGCGCGGACTTGGCCGATGTCCTCGAGCGCGAGTCGCTCATGGGTGACAAGGTCAAAGAGGTCAAGGCGCAGATCGCTCAAATCGAGCGTAACATCGTCGATTTCGAAGAAGCTTTGCATGAGGTGAACCGCGCGTTCGAGAGCAATGCCGAAGTCTCGAAGCTGAACAAGGAACGCCTCGATCTCGAGGAACAGTGTGGCGAGATCAGACAGAAGCTGGTCGCGTTGAAAAAGGAACGTCGCGACCGTGTCAGTGCCATTGGCGGCCTGGCGTTCGCCGGCAACCTGTTCAGGACGGCCAGTGCAATCCTTGAAGAAAAGCGCAAGAAGGGCGAACTTCCCTCGAATGTCAAAGGCCAGTTCATCGACGATCTGCTGGCGCGCCACCGCTGCCTCTGCGAACGCGAACTGTTGCCTGGAACGGCGGCGCACGATGCGGTCCACGCTTTTAAAGGCTCGGCGACCTCCGCCGATGTCGAAGGCGCCTTCATCAAGACGTCTGGCGAAATCCGGCTAACCCTCAAAGCGCGCGATAGCTTGTTCACCGAACTCACGGCCTTCCAGGCGCTGGAGCGCGACTACGAGGAGAGCTTGCGCGTCAAGGGCGGTCAGATCGACGAGCTCGGCAGCAAAATCGGCAACCGCGAGAGTGAGGATATCGCCGCGTTAGAGACCAGGCGCGGCCAACTGCAAGAAGACATCAAACGCGCGGCCGCGCAAAAGGGCGCGTTGTCGATCAGCCTGAAGGATTGGACCACGCAATTAGCCGAATTAACAAGGGAGCGTGAGCGACTCAGCGCACAATCCGAGCGTAACGGCGTCGCCACCAGACGCTTGAAATTGGCGGAGGAGGTCAAGCGCGTGCTCGACGCCCTGTATAGCGCCTTGGCCGAGCAAGTGCGCCACCGTTTGTCGACCAAGGTCGACGAGACGTTTAAACGCATCATGCGCAAGCCCTACTGGGCCGAGATCAGCAAGCACTACACGCTCGAGATTTATAAATCGATCGGTGGAGAAAAGCAGCTGGTATACGAAAAGTCGACCGGCGAAAGCCAAGTCACGAGCTTGTCGTTCGTGGGCAGTATCGTCAGTCTCGCCAAGGAACGAGCTACCGCTGACACCGAGAATTTCCGCGGTGGCGTGTTCCCGATCGTGATGGACTCGCCCTTCGGCGCGCTTGACGCGGACTACCGCGAGAAGATCGCGGAGTACATTCCCGAATTGGCCGAACAGGTGATCATCATGGTCTCGACCTCGCAGTGGAAGGGCGAGGTCGCGAGCCAGGTCAAGCATCGCATGGCGCGCGAGTACACCTTGCACTACACCAGTCCGGCGACCAAAACCGCGCAGCAGGACGAATTGGCTTCCGGCAAGCCGCAGTTTGAAACCACCGAGATCAAGGAAGGATTTTATGTCGAATGA
- a CDS encoding DNA phosphorothioation-associated putative methyltransferase has translation MQEALQGAVGKRVADHLYGHLAVLGSWPEALRERIEQASTLARVSSGQHFNVVKMHALGEQLSLLAYDDFDEAPFPTLSKSWRVNLATATVVFRDYTDSGNPPILHRKELLLAPDDPRIPGYAALTQTAEGLGLFDEPSRIGFREQWLALIDSRGYALRGAEFTPVANVEHSSDLSSATVLARPVQRHLTALSRTNLSAPVQALWRHGLIGPERSFFDYGCGKGDDLRTLCANGIDATGWDPHFRPDVPLLMADTVNLGFVINVIEDVEERVAALRGAYACANGVLSVAAMLASQQPPDGRMHGDGYLTSRNTFQKYFTQVQLRDFIEHVLDESAIAVGPGVFFVFKDQSLEQHFLQRRYGARAAQALQGTWLRMARVARAPRPQRERERKPSREAAFIASHQSQLHALWLAHVELGRPPAPDELAPDLVEQLGAESAWTKLCRIATSAFNSEPRERAERQKHQDLLVFAALQQFGKRQPYRELHPSLRRDIRHHFGDYLTLQHAGKNLLLELSRPERLHDACAEASVHGLGWLKDSHSLQLHTQLVPKLPALLRVYIACATVLVGDISDYDLVKVHIRSGKVTLLQYEDFDNNPLPRLRQRVKVKLKELNFELFDYGDAACPSPLLYFKSRFINEECAHYLEQVEFEAQCELQGLLDAANEPSAADFFAKLSADRWEIVGYRLVRSRALPSLDAPCGRYLTYRHLIECGETQARTSLANLPREPDTYTALYELAAHVLDPVIDYFGMIELRYGFCSAELARVIPGRIDPRVDQHAGHELNRRGKPICDRLGAACDFFVTDEDMEEVALWVAANTPFDRLYFYGKDRPIHISYSNTPARQFIRMRASSLGACVPRVDRSVTMYGQTKS, from the coding sequence ATGCAAGAGGCGTTGCAGGGAGCAGTCGGCAAACGGGTCGCGGACCATCTGTACGGGCACCTGGCCGTGCTTGGATCGTGGCCAGAGGCGCTGCGGGAGCGAATCGAACAAGCGTCCACGCTGGCGCGCGTCTCGTCGGGTCAGCATTTCAATGTCGTCAAAATGCATGCGCTTGGCGAACAGTTGTCCTTGCTCGCCTACGATGACTTCGACGAGGCTCCCTTCCCTACCTTGAGCAAGAGCTGGCGTGTGAATCTCGCGACCGCCACCGTGGTCTTTCGCGACTATACGGACTCAGGCAACCCGCCGATTTTGCATCGCAAGGAGTTATTGTTGGCCCCCGACGACCCGCGCATCCCAGGGTACGCGGCGCTGACCCAGACAGCTGAAGGGCTTGGTTTGTTCGACGAACCCAGTCGGATCGGTTTTCGCGAGCAGTGGCTAGCCCTTATCGACTCGCGAGGCTACGCATTGCGAGGCGCCGAGTTCACTCCTGTGGCGAATGTCGAGCATAGCTCGGATTTGTCATCCGCCACCGTGCTGGCGAGACCAGTGCAACGTCACTTGACGGCTTTGTCGCGCACAAATCTGTCGGCGCCCGTGCAAGCGCTGTGGCGCCATGGCTTGATCGGCCCGGAACGCTCGTTTTTCGACTATGGCTGCGGCAAGGGGGATGACTTGCGTACCTTGTGCGCGAACGGCATCGACGCCACTGGCTGGGACCCGCACTTCCGGCCGGACGTGCCCTTGCTCATGGCCGACACCGTCAACTTGGGTTTTGTGATCAACGTGATCGAGGATGTCGAAGAGCGCGTCGCGGCGCTGCGCGGTGCCTATGCCTGCGCCAATGGCGTGCTGTCCGTCGCTGCCATGTTGGCGAGCCAACAGCCACCGGATGGCCGTATGCATGGCGATGGCTACCTTACCTCGCGCAACACCTTCCAAAAGTATTTCACGCAGGTGCAGCTGCGGGATTTCATTGAACACGTGCTGGATGAATCGGCTATCGCGGTGGGTCCCGGGGTTTTTTTCGTTTTTAAGGACCAGAGCCTCGAACAACATTTTTTGCAGCGTCGCTACGGCGCGCGGGCGGCCCAGGCGTTACAGGGCACCTGGCTTCGCATGGCGCGGGTCGCGCGCGCCCCGCGGCCACAACGCGAGCGTGAGCGGAAACCGAGTCGCGAAGCGGCATTCATCGCATCGCACCAATCGCAGCTACATGCGCTGTGGTTGGCTCATGTCGAGCTCGGTCGGCCCCCGGCACCTGACGAACTTGCTCCCGACTTGGTCGAGCAGCTCGGCGCGGAGAGCGCATGGACAAAACTGTGCCGTATCGCGACGAGCGCGTTCAATAGCGAACCACGCGAGCGCGCCGAGCGGCAAAAGCACCAGGATCTGCTCGTGTTCGCGGCGCTCCAGCAATTTGGTAAGCGCCAGCCCTACCGGGAGTTACATCCCTCCCTGCGGCGCGACATTCGCCACCATTTTGGCGACTATCTAACGCTCCAACATGCTGGCAAGAACCTGCTGCTCGAATTGAGTCGGCCGGAGCGGTTACATGACGCGTGCGCCGAAGCGAGCGTGCACGGCCTTGGTTGGTTGAAAGACAGTCATTCCTTGCAGCTACATACGCAACTCGTACCCAAGCTTCCCGCTTTGCTCCGCGTCTACATCGCCTGCGCGACGGTTTTAGTAGGCGATATCAGTGATTACGACCTCGTCAAAGTCCACATCCGCTCAGGCAAGGTGACCTTGCTGCAGTACGAGGACTTCGACAACAACCCTTTGCCCCGGCTGCGTCAGCGCGTCAAGGTCAAGTTAAAGGAGCTCAACTTTGAGCTGTTCGACTATGGCGATGCCGCCTGCCCCTCGCCGCTGTTGTACTTCAAGTCGCGGTTTATCAACGAGGAATGCGCCCATTACCTTGAACAAGTGGAATTCGAAGCTCAGTGTGAGTTGCAAGGCTTGCTGGACGCTGCCAACGAACCCAGTGCGGCCGACTTTTTTGCCAAGCTCAGTGCTGATCGTTGGGAGATCGTTGGCTATCGCCTGGTGCGCAGTCGCGCGTTGCCGAGCTTGGACGCGCCATGCGGGCGCTATTTGACCTACCGCCACCTCATCGAATGCGGCGAGACGCAAGCCCGCACCAGCCTTGCGAATCTGCCCCGTGAGCCCGACACCTACACCGCCTTGTACGAACTGGCCGCCCATGTGCTCGATCCCGTCATCGATTACTTCGGCATGATCGAGCTAAGGTATGGTTTTTGTTCGGCGGAGCTGGCGCGGGTAATCCCTGGGCGGATCGATCCTAGGGTCGATCAGCACGCGGGGCACGAGTTGAATCGACGCGGCAAGCCGATTTGCGACCGACTGGGCGCCGCCTGCGACTTTTTCGTGACGGACGAGGACATGGAAGAAGTCGCGCTCTGGGTGGCCGCCAACACGCCGTTCGACCGACTTTACTTCTACGGGAAGGACAGGCCTATCCACATCAGCTATTCCAATACACCGGCGCGGCAATTCATCAGAATGCGCGCGAGTTCGTTGGGCGCTTGCGTGCCGCGCGTTGATCGCTCGGTTACCATGTACGGACAGACGAAGAGCTGA
- a CDS encoding DEAD/DEAH box helicase family protein, with amino-acid sequence MDFRALTLPFEVTTTRDDPIEVLFNPLLRHAVRYDIAVGYFSSNWICDAASGIAALAANGGKSRWVISPSMSREDWELLSTARSGESRREIIETATRYEYAALQRALAEDTRVALAWLIRDRVLDFQIAVPKNALSGIFHAKMGIFGDADGNLVAFSGSYNLTGAAGTNWETIDVYASWLPGDDKRVQAKVADFERVWRAEDANLEMFQPSDSLVAKFVEITQHAPRPYRLAKPATVGRRRAIAIPGYYLNEKGKLRAHQEQAIHNWFKGNGRGIFQMATGAGKTVTALTTALKLAQFCARSKKQVVTIVAVPYKHLAEQWCDEARAFGFDPLICYDQFESWASQFQQRLRDLSLGASEHELIITVNATFTGERFQSLLRDVDVTFLFIADEMHNMGGEKIRTVLPPQAQFRLGLSATPERHNDELGTRAIQDYFGPVVIEYGLDEAIADGTLTPYLYHPIPVEFTPDEMDRYRELSCRIARLFMQGGGDEDEPPGALKMALLERARMIGDAENKIGILKSLLVERSESRYNLVYCGDGVADGERNIERVLAMLGNELGMRVNKFTHQESNEQRRAMLDDFSAGRLQAIAAIRCLDEGVDIPRTETAYILASTSNPRQYIQRRGRVLRRAPGKLYAAIYDFIVVPPDGTTLDDAAFNVERRMVRKELERVNEFAASSQNAGEALRALAEIKRRLRLLDC; translated from the coding sequence ATGGACTTTCGCGCTCTCACTTTACCGTTCGAGGTCACCACGACGCGGGACGACCCAATCGAGGTGCTGTTCAATCCCTTGTTGCGTCACGCGGTGCGCTACGACATCGCTGTTGGCTATTTTTCGTCGAACTGGATCTGCGACGCCGCCAGCGGTATCGCCGCGCTGGCCGCCAATGGCGGGAAGTCGCGTTGGGTCATCAGCCCTTCCATGTCACGCGAGGACTGGGAGCTGTTATCGACGGCCCGTTCCGGCGAATCCAGGCGGGAGATCATCGAAACCGCCACGCGCTACGAATACGCGGCGCTGCAGCGCGCGCTTGCCGAGGACACGCGCGTGGCCTTGGCTTGGTTGATTCGCGACCGCGTTCTCGACTTTCAAATCGCGGTTCCCAAGAACGCCCTGTCCGGTATTTTTCACGCCAAGATGGGAATCTTCGGCGACGCCGACGGCAACCTGGTGGCGTTCAGCGGCTCGTATAACCTGACCGGGGCGGCCGGCACTAACTGGGAAACCATCGACGTGTATGCGAGCTGGCTCCCGGGCGACGACAAGCGGGTGCAGGCGAAGGTCGCCGACTTCGAGCGCGTCTGGCGGGCCGAGGACGCCAACCTCGAAATGTTTCAGCCAAGCGATAGCCTGGTCGCCAAATTCGTCGAGATCACCCAACACGCGCCGCGCCCGTATCGGCTCGCCAAGCCGGCTACGGTGGGGCGCCGCCGGGCCATTGCGATACCTGGATACTACCTGAACGAAAAAGGCAAACTCCGCGCACACCAGGAGCAGGCGATCCACAACTGGTTCAAGGGCAATGGCCGCGGTATCTTTCAGATGGCGACCGGAGCCGGCAAGACCGTTACCGCGCTCACGACCGCCCTCAAACTGGCGCAGTTTTGCGCGCGTTCGAAGAAGCAAGTCGTCACCATCGTGGCCGTGCCGTATAAACACTTGGCCGAGCAATGGTGCGACGAGGCTCGCGCGTTCGGCTTCGATCCCTTGATTTGCTACGACCAATTCGAATCCTGGGCTTCGCAGTTTCAGCAACGCTTGCGCGACCTGAGTCTGGGTGCGAGCGAGCACGAGCTCATTATCACCGTCAACGCGACTTTCACCGGCGAGCGCTTTCAATCGCTGCTTCGGGACGTCGACGTGACGTTCCTGTTCATCGCCGACGAGATGCACAACATGGGCGGCGAGAAGATCCGGACCGTGCTGCCGCCTCAGGCCCAGTTCCGGCTCGGCTTGTCCGCCACCCCCGAGCGCCATAACGACGAGCTCGGCACGCGGGCCATCCAGGACTACTTCGGTCCCGTCGTCATCGAATATGGACTCGACGAGGCGATCGCGGACGGCACCTTGACGCCCTATTTGTATCACCCGATTCCAGTCGAGTTCACGCCCGATGAGATGGACCGCTACCGAGAGCTCTCATGCAGAATCGCGCGTCTGTTCATGCAGGGCGGCGGCGACGAAGACGAGCCGCCGGGCGCGCTCAAGATGGCCTTGCTGGAACGCGCGCGCATGATCGGCGACGCCGAGAACAAGATCGGCATACTGAAATCCTTGTTGGTGGAGCGAAGCGAGTCCCGCTACAACCTAGTTTATTGCGGCGACGGCGTCGCCGACGGCGAACGCAACATCGAACGCGTGCTGGCCATGCTTGGAAATGAACTTGGAATGCGGGTCAACAAGTTCACGCACCAGGAGAGCAACGAGCAGCGTCGCGCCATGCTCGACGACTTCAGCGCGGGTCGCCTGCAGGCGATCGCGGCGATTCGCTGCCTGGACGAGGGTGTCGATATTCCGCGTACCGAGACGGCCTACATCCTGGCGTCGACCTCGAATCCGCGCCAATACATCCAACGCCGCGGCCGTGTGCTGCGGCGGGCGCCCGGCAAGCTTTATGCCGCGATCTACGACTTTATCGTGGTCCCGCCCGACGGCACAACCCTGGACGATGCCGCTTTCAATGTCGAACGGCGAATGGTGCGCAAGGAGCTGGAGCGCGTGAACGAGTTTGCCGCGTCCTCGCAAAATGCCGGCGAGGCGCTGCGGGCGCTCGCCGAAATTAAGCGCCGGCTGCGCCTGCTCGATTGTTGA
- a CDS encoding type IV secretory system conjugative DNA transfer family protein yields the protein MGLGGQLIRSGEQRGAFCAAGPRTGKGAGLVPPNALSWSGSFVINDTRKECYRITAGWRSTFSKVFLFDPLSPDGRTAQWYPICRFYVPDEPAQRINALQKIANMLSPDPASGNPFWPASCRDLFLELALCVIGTPALPRTIGELLRQIPRLGRKR from the coding sequence ATGGGACTCGGCGGCCAGTTGATCAGGTCCGGTGAGCAACGGGGTGCATTCTGTGCAGCAGGTCCGCGCACCGGCAAGGGCGCCGGTCTGGTGCCGCCAAATGCGCTCAGCTGGAGCGGCAGCTTCGTGATCAATGACACGCGCAAGGAGTGCTATCGCATCACCGCCGGCTGGCGTTCGACGTTCTCCAAGGTATTTCTGTTCGACCCGCTTTCGCCAGACGGCCGCACCGCGCAATGGTATCCGATCTGCCGTTTCTACGTGCCAGACGAGCCCGCGCAGCGGATAAATGCGCTGCAGAAGATCGCCAATATGCTTTCACCGGATCCAGCAAGCGGCAATCCGTTCTGGCCGGCCTCGTGCCGGGACCTGTTCCTCGAGCTGGCGCTGTGCGTCATCGGGACGCCGGCTTTGCCGCGCACGATCGGCGAATTGCTCAGGCAGATTCCACGATTAGGCCGCAAGCGGTAG
- a CDS encoding DNA phosphorothioation-associated protein 4 produces the protein MSNDVRRPKQFEEMLKKLCQEENRIFATYKEALVFAACLGCQEGRRVAFDKSSEPIRLDIFRGDYDETILRCIGLVETRDPNIMGAARQEECLRIFEEYACGGLEILEAEVYHAPGEWDQHLLRLVVKQARTDNSVLDDITQAFN, from the coding sequence ATGTCGAATGACGTGCGGCGGCCCAAGCAATTTGAAGAGATGTTGAAGAAGCTGTGCCAGGAAGAGAACCGGATCTTCGCGACCTATAAGGAAGCGCTGGTGTTCGCGGCTTGTCTCGGCTGCCAGGAAGGTCGGCGCGTCGCCTTCGACAAGAGCTCGGAACCGATCCGGCTCGACATCTTCCGTGGCGATTACGACGAGACGATCCTGCGCTGCATCGGCTTGGTCGAGACGCGCGACCCCAACATCATGGGCGCCGCGCGCCAGGAGGAGTGCTTGCGCATTTTCGAGGAATACGCTTGCGGTGGTCTGGAGATCCTGGAGGCCGAGGTGTACCACGCGCCCGGCGAGTGGGACCAGCATTTGCTACGCTTGGTCGTTAAGCAGGCCAGAACTGACAACTCCGTTCTCGATGACATTACCCAGGCGTTCAACTGA
- a CDS encoding LPD7 domain-containing protein: protein MTLRAIKDPAARKLGVAVVEQNRQAAAAYKVEFDKLAPEFTQTRGYASVGAPAFARAGVSTEQPDGKALVMSTAVPESVRKRFLKVDGDYFFPDRSPAFVDRGAKLATRSEHPEVVRALVEIAKERGWDSVTVKASEAFRRATWMEAARNGMQIAGYKPTELDLAQLKQREANNSIEPGPVRDQTMVRPVPLAKSAEENSRIGHWKRGCRRSPVRDRLSW from the coding sequence GTGACACTACGTGCGATCAAAGATCCGGCAGCTCGCAAGTTGGGCGTCGCTGTCGTGGAGCAGAATCGGCAGGCCGCCGCAGCGTACAAAGTCGAATTCGACAAGCTTGCTCCCGAGTTCACTCAAACCAGGGGATATGCCAGTGTTGGCGCCCCAGCGTTCGCCCGAGCTGGAGTATCAACGGAGCAGCCTGATGGTAAAGCGCTCGTTATGTCCACAGCCGTGCCGGAATCTGTGCGCAAGCGTTTTCTCAAGGTAGACGGTGACTATTTCTTCCCTGACCGCTCTCCGGCATTCGTCGACCGTGGCGCCAAGTTGGCGACGAGAAGCGAACATCCTGAAGTTGTCCGAGCGCTGGTCGAGATCGCGAAGGAGCGTGGCTGGGATAGTGTCACCGTGAAAGCATCGGAAGCGTTTCGGCGCGCTACCTGGATGGAAGCGGCGAGGAATGGAATGCAAATTGCTGGGTATAAGCCGACCGAACTGGACTTGGCTCAGCTGAAGCAGCGCGAGGCTAACAACTCGATCGAACCTGGTCCGGTCCGAGATCAAACGATGGTTCGCCCTGTGCCACTTGCTAAGTCGGCTGAGGAAAACAGCCGGATCGGACACTGGAAGAGAGGCTGTCGGCGTTCGCCAGTGAGAGACCGACTCTCGTGGTGA
- a CDS encoding sigma factor-like helix-turn-helix DNA-binding protein has protein sequence MSYSEVSCSNPSGGPVFDLSLKEFIECQHNVSVRLYNAIRFADSEDLVPYRTLGEYLNAGPERITQLLRLPSLGRKSVYEFDELATRAAAGFDFAAIRNKYAHGDAGGDVLDVAQIFDISLDAFLIQQPAVSVRLRRAIESAVESGECPFPTVSAYLRSGCGRLNALCKLPNLGARSAREFEALAQAALSNGTIAPPSQLKLNADGFPELESLMQDMFDALDDRQTKLLLDRVESEATLDATAKHFDITRERVRQLEKKAIEALVANFGQAFSEALIAIDTQCRQRGLREITLHAFSELSGSDVMTCGLYFRFLKKFGIDGSETLALCDRVYLYRPADFPPSETWDQRVDEALLDARWPIVFKDFLAHIRDVPRFYVERRLRDRYHAVIVDDAFTQLPRMSARKMCLQVMASTRKPMHLTEIRAGVFKHFGVDLGLHHVTGIVSSHDAITTCAPGTYVRYADLAYSDDLIKAVRLRVYDELEARQVFLSAKVLFERLIGADLAAYPDNFNHYLLLGFAQDDPRFVVKRGNMIGLAGFDIEKTYISLEDEVRNIVLEHGPIEVGDIVARMADTRQLCNDTGVKIILVNSPEVIQVGRRTFDSLHRFFSDRQEYDALVLALRIALLSGTKSVYALADEMAALDLRKASTEVIGSILSAADDVDQAKGMFSICAPDARLQRYQALALARLADGDVDRLRGQLETEFGQEMAEQFIRLDRRWQVAANNPQDSAGGSELDAILADFDL, from the coding sequence GTGTCGTACTCCGAAGTCAGCTGCTCCAATCCCTCCGGCGGTCCCGTTTTCGACTTGTCGCTCAAGGAATTTATCGAGTGCCAACACAACGTATCGGTGCGTCTGTACAACGCGATTCGTTTCGCGGACAGTGAGGACCTTGTGCCATACCGCACCTTGGGCGAATACCTGAACGCCGGTCCTGAACGCATCACACAACTGCTCAGGCTGCCTTCACTAGGACGAAAATCGGTCTACGAGTTCGATGAGCTTGCTACGCGCGCCGCAGCTGGATTCGACTTCGCCGCGATCCGGAACAAATACGCGCATGGCGATGCGGGGGGCGACGTGCTCGACGTCGCTCAAATTTTCGATATCTCGTTGGACGCCTTTCTTATACAGCAACCCGCTGTGAGCGTGCGGCTCAGGCGCGCCATCGAGTCGGCGGTCGAGAGCGGGGAATGCCCTTTTCCCACGGTGTCGGCCTACCTGCGATCCGGATGCGGGCGCCTCAACGCCTTATGCAAACTACCGAATCTCGGCGCGCGCAGCGCGCGGGAGTTCGAGGCGCTGGCGCAAGCCGCCCTCAGCAACGGGACGATCGCTCCCCCCTCGCAACTGAAGTTGAACGCGGACGGGTTTCCAGAACTCGAAAGCTTGATGCAGGACATGTTCGACGCGCTTGACGACCGCCAGACGAAGTTATTGCTGGACCGGGTGGAGTCGGAGGCAACCCTGGACGCGACGGCCAAGCATTTTGACATTACCCGTGAGCGCGTGCGGCAACTCGAGAAGAAAGCGATCGAGGCCCTGGTAGCGAATTTCGGACAGGCGTTTTCGGAGGCTCTGATCGCGATCGACACCCAATGTCGTCAACGCGGGCTCCGAGAAATTACCCTACATGCCTTCTCCGAGCTGTCCGGGTCCGATGTCATGACTTGCGGCCTGTATTTCAGATTTCTGAAGAAATTCGGCATCGACGGATCGGAAACGCTCGCCCTGTGCGATCGAGTCTACCTTTACCGGCCCGCGGATTTTCCACCGAGCGAAACCTGGGATCAACGCGTCGACGAGGCCCTGCTCGACGCCCGTTGGCCGATCGTCTTCAAGGATTTTCTAGCGCATATTCGTGACGTGCCGCGCTTTTATGTGGAGCGGCGCCTGCGCGACCGCTATCACGCGGTCATTGTCGACGACGCCTTCACCCAGTTGCCACGCATGAGTGCTCGGAAGATGTGCTTGCAGGTAATGGCTTCGACACGCAAACCGATGCACTTGACCGAGATCCGAGCCGGCGTATTCAAGCACTTTGGCGTCGATCTCGGTCTGCACCATGTCACCGGCATTGTCAGCTCGCACGACGCCATCACGACCTGCGCGCCGGGCACCTATGTGCGCTATGCGGACCTGGCGTATTCTGACGACCTCATCAAGGCGGTCCGCCTTCGCGTGTACGACGAGCTCGAAGCGCGTCAGGTATTTTTGAGCGCGAAGGTGTTGTTCGAGCGTTTAATTGGCGCCGATCTCGCCGCTTACCCGGACAATTTCAACCATTACCTCCTGCTCGGCTTCGCGCAAGACGATCCGCGCTTCGTCGTAAAACGCGGGAATATGATCGGCCTGGCCGGCTTCGACATCGAGAAAACCTATATCTCGCTCGAGGACGAGGTCCGCAACATCGTGCTGGAACACGGTCCCATCGAGGTAGGCGACATCGTCGCGCGAATGGCCGATACGCGTCAGCTATGCAACGACACGGGCGTCAAAATCATCCTGGTAAACAGTCCCGAGGTGATCCAGGTGGGACGCCGTACTTTCGATAGCTTGCACCGCTTTTTTAGCGACCGACAGGAATACGATGCCTTGGTGCTAGCTTTACGGATCGCTCTGTTGTCGGGAACGAAGAGCGTCTACGCGCTGGCCGACGAGATGGCGGCGCTCGACTTGCGCAAGGCCTCGACTGAAGTGATCGGATCGATCCTGTCAGCCGCCGACGACGTCGATCAAGCCAAGGGCATGTTTAGCATCTGCGCGCCGGACGCGCGATTACAGCGCTATCAAGCGCTTGCGCTCGCCCGCCTCGCCGATGGCGATGTCGACCGACTGCGTGGCCAGCTCGAGACCGAGTTTGGCCAAGAAATGGCCGAACAATTCATTCGTCTCGACCGGCGTTGGCAGGTCGCCGCCAACAACCCCCAAGACAGCGCCGGCGGTTCGGAGCTGGACGCGATTCTAGCCGATTTCGACCTTTAA